One Mus musculus strain C57BL/6J chromosome X, GRCm38.p6 C57BL/6J DNA window includes the following coding sequences:
- the Tlr13 gene encoding toll-like receptor 13 precursor, whose amino-acid sequence MSGLYRILVQLEQSPYVKTVPLNMRRDFFFLVVTWMPKTVKMNGSSFVPSLQLLLMLVGFSLPPVAETYGFNKCTQYEFDIHHVLCIRKKITNLTEAISDIPRYTTHLNLTHNEIQVLPPWSFTNLSALVDLRLEWNSIWKIDEGAFRGLENLTLLNLVENKIQSVNNSFEGLSSLKTLLLSHNQITHIHKDAFTPLIKLKYLSLSRNNISDFSGILEAVQHLPCLERLDLTNNSIMYLDHSPRSLVSLTHLSFEGNKLRELNFSALSLPNLTNLSASRNGNKVIQNVYLKTLPQLKSLNLSGTVIKLENLSAKHLQNLRAMDLSNWELRHGHLDMKTVCHLLGNLPKLETLVFQKNVTNAEGIKQLAKCTRLLFLDLGQNSDLIYLNDSEFNALPSLQKLNLNKCQLSFINNRTWSSLQNLTSLDLSHNKFKSFPDFAFSPLKHLEFLSLSRNPITELNNLAFSGLFALKELNLAACWIVTIDRYSFTQFPNLEVLDLGDNNIRTLNHGTFRPLKKLQSLILSHNCLKILEPNSFSGLTNLRSLDLMYNSLSYFHEHLFSGLEKLLILKLGFNKITYETTRTLQYPPFIKLKSLKQLNLEGQRHGIQVVPSNFFQGLGSLQELLLGKNPSVFLDHHQFDPLINLTKLDISGTKDGDRSLYLNASLFQNLKRLKILRLENNNLESLVPDMFSSLQSLQVFSLRFNNLKVINQSHLKNLKSLMFFDVYGNKLQCTCDNLWFKNWSMNTEEVHIPFLRSYPCQQPGSQSLLIDFDDAMCNFDLGKVYFLCSFSMVLSTMVFSWFSTKMIASLWYGLYICRAWYLTKWHKTEKKFLYDAFVSFSATDEAWVYKELVPALEQGSQTTFKLCLHQRDFEPGIDIFENIQNAINTSRKTLCVVSNHYLHSEWCRLEVQLASMKMFYEHKDVIILIFLEEIPNYKLSSYHRLRKLINKQTFITWPDSVHQQPLFWARIRNALGKETVEKENTHLIVVE is encoded by the coding sequence cAAAGTCCATATGTGAAGACCGTGCCTTTGAACAtgagaagggatttttttttcctggttgtaACCTGGATGCCTAAGACAGTCAAGATGAATGGGAGCAGCTTTGTGCCATCTCTACAGCTCCTGCTCATGTTAGTAGGATTTTCTCTGCCGCCTGTGGCAGAGACATATGGGTTCAACAAGTGCACACAGTATGAATTTGATATTCACCATGTGCTCTGCATTAGGAAGAAGATCACCAACTTGACAGAGGCCATTAGTGACATACCTAGATATACTACTCACCTTAACCTCACACACAACGAAATTCAAGTCCTCCCTCCCTGGAGTTTTACCAATCTGTCTGCTCTGGTGGACTTGAGACTAGAGTGGAACTCAATTTGGAAGATCGACGAAGGTGCCTTTAGGGGACTTGAAAATTTGACTCTGCTGAATTTAGTGGAAAATAAGATTCAAAGTGTGAATAACTCCTTTGAGGGCCTGTCCAGCCTGAAGACCCTGCTCCTGAGCCATAATCAGATTACCCATATTCACAAAGACGCCTTCACTCCTCTAATCAAATTGAAATATTTGAGCCTATCTCGAAACAACATTAGCGATTTTTCTGGTATTCTTGAAGCAGTCCAGCATCTTCCATGCCTGGAGCGCCTTGATCTAACTAACAACAGCATCATGTACTTGGACCACAGCCCTAGGTCACTGGTTTCTCTGACCCACCTGAGTTTTGAGGGGAACAAACTAAGGGAGTTAAACTTCTCTGCTTTGTCATTACCTAACTTAACCAATCTAAGTGCTTCCCGGAATGGCAATAAAGTCATTCAGAATGTGTATCTTAAAACTCTGCCCCAACTTAAAAGCTTGAATCTGAGTGGAACGGtgataaaattggaaaatctttcGGCCAAACACCTGCAGAATCTAAGAGCTATGGATCTCAGTAATTGGGAGCTTAGACATGGTCACTTAGATATGAAAACTGTTTGTCACCTGCTCGGAAACCTACCCAAGTTAGAGACACTGGTTTTTCAGAAAAATGTCACCAATGCAGAGGGCATTAAGCAGCTGGCAAAGTGCACCAGGCTCTTGTTCCTTGACCTGGGTCAAAACAGTGACTTGATTTATCTCAATGACAGCGAGTTCAAtgctctgcccagtctccaaaaactgaATTTGAACAAGTGCCAGCTCTCCTTCATCAACAACAGGACCTGGAGTTCCTTGCAGAACTTGACCAGCCTAGATCTGAGCCACAACAAGTTTAAAAGCTTTCCAGATTTTGCATTTTCCCCCTTGAAGCACTtggagtttctctctctttcaagaaACCCCATCACAGAACTCAATAATCTGGCCTTTAGTGGGCTATTTGCACTGAAGGAGCTCAACTTGGCTGCATGTTGGATTGTAACAATTGACAGGTATTCCTTTACTCAGTTTCCAAACTTAGAGGTCTTAGATCTTGGAGACAACAATATTCGGACTCTCAACCACGGAACCTTCCGACCTCTGAAAAAACTCCAGTCTTTGATTCTTTCCCACAACTGCCTAAAAATCCTGGAGCCAAATTCGTTTTCTGGTCTCACTAACCTACGTTCCCTTGACCTGATGTACAACAGCTTGTCATATTTTCATGAACACCTTTTCTCGGGCCTTGAAAAGCTTCTGATTTTGAAACTTGGTTTTAATAAGATCACATATGAAACTACTAGGACCCTTCAGTATCCTCCATTTATAAAGCTCAAGTCTTTGAAACAGCTTAACCTAGAAGGACAAAGACACGGGATTCAGGTTGTTCCGAGCAACTTTTTCCAAGGATTGGGTAGTTTGCAGGAGTTACTCTTAGGAAAAAATCCCTCTGTATTCCTGGACCACCACCAATTTGACCCTCTGATTAACCTCACAAAGTTGGATATCTCAGGAACAAAAGATGGAGATCGAAGCCTCTATTTAAATGCTTCCTTATTCCAAAACCTCAAAAGGCTAAAGATCCTCCGCCTTGAAAATAACAACTTAGAGTCACTGGTTCCTGACATGTTCTCCAGCTTACAGAGCCTCCAGGTCTTTTCTTTAAGATTCAACAACTTGAAGGTCATTAATCAAAGTCATCTGAAGAATCTGAAATCACTGATGTTTTTTGATGTCTATGGGAACAAACTTCAGTGCACCTGTGACAATTTGTGGTTCAAGAACTGGTCAATGAACACAGAGGAGGTCCACATCCCCTTCCTCCGGAGCTATCCCTGTCAGCAGCCAGGCAGCCAGAGTTTACTTATAGATTTTGATGATGCCATGTGTAATTTTGACTTGGGAAAGGTCTACTTCTTATGTTCCTTCAGTATGGTCCTCAGCACCATGGTCTTCTCTTGGTTCAGTACCAAGATGATTGCATCTCTGTGGTATGGTTTGTACATATGTAGGGCCTGGTACCTCACTAAATGGCACAAAACGGAGAAGAAGTTCTTATATGATGCGTTTGTCTCTTTCTCGGCCACTGATGAGGCATGGGTATACAAAGAGCTTGTTCCAGCCCTAGAACAAGGCAGCCAGACCACCTTTAAACTCTGTCTTCACCAACGGGATTTTGAACCAGGCATTGATATCTTCGAGAACATCCAGAATGCTATTAACACAAGCAGGAAAACCTTGTGCGTAGTCAGTAACCACTACCTACACAGTGAATGGTGCCGACTTGAAGTCCAGCTGGCTAGCATGAAGATGTTTTATGAGCACAAGGATGTCATTATCTTGATCTTCCTTGAAGAGATTCCGAACTATAAGCTGTCCAGCTACCACCGACTCAGGAAACTCATAAACAAACAGACGTTTATCACTTGGCCGGACAGTGTTCACCAGCAGCCACTTTTCTGGGCTCGCATCAGAAATGCGTTGGGCAAGGAGACtgtggagaaagaaaatacaCATCTAATTGTTGTTGAGTGA